Proteins encoded within one genomic window of uncultured Draconibacterium sp.:
- a CDS encoding regulatory protein RecX has product MENQEQQAQQAFSKMAQLCSRSEQCSADIRKKILTYEIVDEIVDEIIEKLIAEKYIDDERYAKAYVNDKFKFNKWGRIKMRHYLRQKGLSDATIEKGLEKIDEEKYIKVLVKTMKDKAKTIKKKDKFTKMGQIIRYTQGRGFEPELIHRYMNEVLD; this is encoded by the coding sequence ATGGAAAATCAAGAACAACAAGCACAACAGGCTTTTTCTAAAATGGCACAACTCTGCAGCCGTTCTGAGCAATGCTCTGCAGATATCCGTAAAAAAATTCTGACTTACGAAATTGTAGATGAAATTGTAGATGAGATCATCGAAAAGCTGATTGCTGAAAAATACATCGACGACGAACGATATGCAAAAGCGTATGTGAACGATAAATTCAAATTCAACAAATGGGGTCGCATAAAAATGCGTCATTACCTGCGCCAAAAAGGACTTTCTGATGCGACTATTGAGAAAGGACTTGAAAAAATTGACGAAGAAAAATACATTAAGGTGCTGGTAAAAACCATGAAAGACAAAGCCAAAACCATTAAAAAGAAAGACAAATTCACGAAAATGGGCCAGATTATCCGCTACACCCAGGGACGTGGTTTTGAGCCTGAACTTATCCATCGGTACATGAATGAAGTTTTAGATTAG